Proteins encoded within one genomic window of Egicoccus sp. AB-alg2:
- a CDS encoding lysophospholipid acyltransferase family protein — protein sequence MDPYVVVASGFRAGWRALRLDVRSTAHANIPRRGPAILASNHVGYLDFCFVALAPPPPRRRVRFLARDDFFEGRVVGGALRAMQQIPVDVHGDPTTAFAAAEAALARGEVVGVHPEGTISPSFVPRRGRTGTVRLALRTGAPIVPVAVWGSQRLLTKWQPKRLRTGACVSVRYGEPWHPPADVPPAVSTAELMRRIGDLLAREQAAYPQQPRDAEDRWWLPAHLGGTAPTPEEAERRLREQAAARRAARRDGTGAD from the coding sequence GTGGACCCGTATGTCGTGGTGGCGTCCGGCTTCCGGGCGGGCTGGCGTGCGCTGCGCCTCGACGTGCGTTCGACCGCGCACGCGAACATCCCCCGCCGGGGGCCGGCGATCCTCGCCAGCAACCACGTCGGCTACCTCGACTTCTGCTTCGTCGCGCTCGCGCCGCCACCGCCACGCCGTCGCGTGCGGTTCCTGGCGCGGGACGACTTCTTCGAGGGGCGGGTCGTCGGGGGCGCGCTGCGGGCCATGCAGCAGATCCCGGTGGACGTCCACGGCGACCCCACGACGGCGTTCGCCGCCGCCGAGGCCGCGCTGGCGCGAGGCGAGGTCGTCGGCGTGCACCCCGAGGGCACCATCAGCCCGTCGTTCGTGCCACGCCGGGGACGGACCGGCACGGTGCGCCTGGCGTTGCGCACCGGCGCGCCGATCGTGCCGGTGGCGGTGTGGGGCAGCCAGCGGCTGCTCACCAAGTGGCAGCCCAAGCGGCTGCGGACGGGCGCGTGCGTCTCGGTCCGCTACGGCGAGCCGTGGCATCCGCCCGCGGACGTGCCACCGGCCGTGTCGACCGCCGAGTTGATGCGACGCATCGGTGACCTGCTGGCACGTGAGCAGGCCGCCTACCCGCAGCAGCCCCGCGACGCCGAAGACCGCTGGTGGTTGCCGGCGCACCTCGGCGGCACGGCGCCGACGCCCGAGGAGGCCGAACGCCGGTTGCGGGAGCAGGCGGCGGCCCGCCGTGCCGCCCGGCGCGACGGGACGGGGGCCGACTGA
- a CDS encoding chemotaxis protein CheB: protein MSTHDLVVIGASAGGIEALTQLVGELPADLEAAVFVVVHTPANARSELPRLLARAGPLPAAHVADAEPVECGRIRVAPPGLHLLVKPGFVRLVQGPPEHGFRPAIDPLFRSAASAYGPRTVAVALSGVLDDGSAGAREVEAAGGRVLVQDVEEATFPDLPANVADACTSAESLTIAELARRITTLTRIPAAAALDDPPTPDPLELAVSRHGTQQRDQEGGQLPAVCPDCGGPLRVVAGRDEVPVFRCHVGHAWGGRSLLDAQGVQIEGSLWTVVRLLEERSELAQRLRERAAERDLGRAVRRYDEQIDDIEQQLEHLRSLLAAGGAASSAG from the coding sequence TTGTCCACGCACGACCTGGTGGTCATCGGTGCCTCCGCCGGGGGGATCGAGGCGCTGACCCAACTGGTGGGCGAGCTGCCGGCCGACCTCGAAGCCGCCGTGTTCGTGGTCGTGCACACGCCCGCCAACGCGCGCAGCGAGCTGCCACGCCTGCTGGCCCGTGCCGGCCCGCTGCCCGCCGCACACGTCGCCGACGCCGAGCCCGTCGAGTGCGGGCGGATCCGGGTCGCGCCGCCGGGGCTGCACCTGCTCGTCAAGCCCGGGTTCGTGCGACTGGTGCAGGGCCCGCCCGAACACGGTTTCCGCCCCGCCATCGATCCCCTGTTCCGCAGCGCCGCCAGCGCCTACGGCCCGCGCACGGTCGCCGTCGCGCTCTCCGGCGTCCTGGACGACGGCAGCGCCGGCGCCCGCGAGGTCGAGGCCGCCGGCGGACGCGTCCTCGTGCAGGACGTCGAGGAGGCCACCTTCCCGGATCTTCCCGCCAACGTCGCGGACGCGTGCACGAGCGCCGAGTCGCTGACCATCGCCGAGCTCGCTCGGCGCATCACCACGCTGACGAGGATCCCCGCCGCGGCCGCGCTCGACGACCCGCCCACCCCGGACCCGCTGGAGCTCGCGGTCAGCCGTCACGGCACCCAGCAGCGCGACCAGGAGGGCGGCCAGCTCCCGGCGGTGTGTCCCGACTGTGGCGGGCCGCTGCGCGTCGTGGCCGGCCGCGACGAGGTGCCGGTCTTCCGCTGCCACGTCGGCCACGCCTGGGGTGGCAGGAGCCTGCTGGACGCGCAGGGCGTGCAGATCGAGGGCTCGCTGTGGACGGTCGTCCGCCTGCTCGAAGAGCGTTCGGAGCTGGCCCAGCGACTGCGCGAACGCGCCGCCGAACGCGACCTCGGGCGCGCCGTGCGCCGCTACGACGAACAGATCGACGACATCGAGCAGCAGCTCGAGCACCTGCGGTCACTGCTGGCCGCCGGCGGCGCGGCCAGCTCCGCGGGCTGA
- a CDS encoding CheR family methyltransferase — translation MAERTDDEPAFSALLDHVKRTRNFDFSGYKRGTLHRRIDKRLQTLRLDSYGAYLDHLQVHPDEFTAFFNTILINVTSFFRDLDAWEHLQQEVLPGMLQAKDPGEPIRVWSAGCASGEETYSIAIVLCELLGADLFVERVKIYGTDVDEEALADARSASYDAEDIARVPEPWRERYFEPPNGGGPARDDVTRLQFRGDLRRNIIFGRHDLIQDAPISRLDLLVCRNTLMYFNSDVQAHALDRFHFALQPGGVLFLGKAEKLLRSSRLFEPIDAKRRFFRKVPTGEARQRLLQRVIVDAEPAVANVALRDRAFDVVPLPTVAVDRDGHLLLANAPARQLFRLSLRDLGRPLRDLELSYRPVELRAAIERAYESGGPVQLQDVRWQVEPDVVTTLDVLVQPLPDDDGGVCGTAITFADISDRHRLRDQLAESRSRLASAYEELQSSNEELETTNEELQSTIEELETTNEELQSTNEELETMNEELQSTNDELHVANEELFQRQRQLNDANAFLAAVLRSLRRAVVVVDEALLVRVWNDLAEDLWGLRSDEVVGTNLLDLDVGLPVHELRDPLRASLAGEDDTKLLVLPARNRRGMPVECHVSCMPLHTDDGAVKGAILLMEERRRPDTT, via the coding sequence ATGGCGGAGCGAACCGACGACGAGCCGGCCTTCTCGGCCCTGCTCGACCACGTCAAGCGGACCCGCAACTTCGACTTCAGCGGCTACAAGCGCGGCACGCTGCACCGGCGCATCGACAAGCGGCTGCAGACGCTCCGGCTGGACTCCTACGGTGCCTACCTCGACCACCTGCAGGTGCATCCCGACGAGTTCACCGCGTTCTTCAACACCATCCTCATCAACGTGACGTCGTTCTTCCGCGACCTCGACGCCTGGGAGCACCTGCAGCAGGAGGTCCTGCCCGGGATGCTGCAGGCCAAGGACCCCGGTGAGCCGATCCGGGTGTGGTCCGCCGGCTGTGCCAGCGGCGAGGAGACCTACAGCATCGCCATCGTGCTGTGCGAACTGCTCGGCGCCGACCTGTTCGTCGAGCGCGTGAAGATCTACGGCACCGACGTCGACGAGGAGGCCCTGGCGGACGCCCGCTCCGCCAGCTACGACGCGGAGGACATCGCACGTGTCCCGGAGCCGTGGCGCGAGCGCTACTTCGAACCACCGAACGGCGGAGGTCCCGCCCGCGACGACGTCACACGCCTGCAGTTCCGCGGGGACCTGCGCCGCAACATCATCTTCGGCCGTCACGACCTCATCCAGGACGCGCCGATCAGCCGGCTCGACCTGCTGGTCTGTCGCAACACGCTGATGTACTTCAACAGCGACGTGCAGGCCCACGCCCTGGACCGTTTCCACTTCGCGCTGCAGCCCGGCGGCGTGCTGTTCCTCGGCAAGGCGGAGAAGCTGCTGCGCTCGAGTCGCCTGTTCGAGCCGATCGACGCCAAGCGCCGCTTCTTCCGGAAGGTGCCCACCGGCGAGGCCCGTCAGCGGCTACTACAGCGCGTCATCGTGGACGCCGAGCCGGCCGTCGCCAACGTCGCGCTGCGCGATCGCGCCTTCGACGTCGTGCCGTTGCCCACGGTCGCGGTCGACCGCGACGGCCACCTGCTGCTCGCCAACGCCCCGGCGCGTCAGCTGTTCCGGCTCAGCCTGCGCGACCTGGGTCGTCCGCTGCGCGACCTGGAGTTGTCGTACCGACCCGTCGAGCTCCGCGCGGCCATCGAACGCGCCTACGAGTCCGGCGGGCCGGTCCAGCTGCAGGACGTCCGCTGGCAGGTCGAGCCCGACGTCGTCACCACGCTCGACGTGCTGGTGCAGCCGCTGCCCGACGACGACGGTGGCGTGTGCGGCACCGCCATCACCTTCGCCGACATCAGCGACCGTCATCGCCTACGCGACCAGCTCGCCGAGTCCCGCAGCCGTCTGGCCTCCGCCTACGAGGAGCTGCAGTCCAGCAACGAGGAGCTGGAGACCACCAACGAGGAACTGCAGTCCACCATCGAGGAACTGGAGACCACCAACGAGGAACTGCAGTCCACCAACGAAGAGCTGGAGACGATGAACGAGGAGCTGCAGTCGACCAACGACGAGCTCCACGTCGCCAACGAGGAGCTCTTCCAGCGTCAGCGCCAGCTCAACGACGCCAATGCGTTCCTGGCAGCGGTGCTGCGCAGCCTGCGCCGGGCCGTCGTCGTCGTCGACGAGGCGTTGCTCGTCCGGGTCTGGAACGACCTCGCCGAGGACCTGTGGGGACTGCGCAGCGACGAGGTCGTCGGCACCAACCTCCTCGACCTCGACGTCGGCCTGCCCGTGCACGAGCTGCGGGACCCGTTGCGTGCGTCCCTGGCCGGCGAGGACGACACCAAGCTCTTGGTGCTGCCGGCGCGCAACCGCCGTGGCATGCCGGTCGAGTGTCACGTCTCGTGCATGCCGCTGCACACCGACGACGGTGCCGTGAAGGGTGCGATCCTGCTCATGGAGGAACGACGGCGGCCGGACACGACCTGA
- a CDS encoding SpoIIE family protein phosphatase, protein MIAQAITDRYGTLRWANPALAARLGRHPRWLVGKPLAVHVAVPDRPAFRRALSEAFHAHTSCEVVLRDTNQWSHPAQLLLTRLGDDDEPLVHVAARFHDEAATFPLLPAVVELREHRERLRELHAQHHPPHDHVPGLAVDVADAPLQDGPGGDRYDVQPLDDGSVHVAVIDATGHGAPAAQAAAELLYTLRLLALDGCPLPSLPPRADERLRQQGGAVTGTAALVRVDAERRKAELVLAGHPSAFHGPLAGPLLPVGTAGPPLGFGLTAETGVTPLPMSGHRLLLVTDGVLATPGAVLDTEELIRRLADVPAAADLATAALRLVPDGERADDALALCLRYLEDPAATRSPAAGLELTLARQASEVGRARHVVRDWLRALHVADDRAGDVLLVVSELATNAVEHGGETIWLTLRRLGRDVVVEVRDDGPGIQPPDAHVPPVGSEATRGRGLHVVQQLADPFVVASGATGTAVRAVLSAVLPSD, encoded by the coding sequence GTGATCGCGCAGGCGATCACCGACCGTTACGGCACGCTGCGCTGGGCCAACCCGGCACTCGCCGCGCGGCTGGGGCGACATCCGAGGTGGCTGGTCGGCAAGCCGCTGGCGGTCCACGTCGCGGTGCCCGACCGTCCGGCGTTCCGGCGGGCGCTCTCCGAGGCCTTCCACGCGCACACGTCCTGCGAGGTGGTGCTGCGCGACACGAATCAGTGGAGCCATCCGGCGCAGTTGCTGCTGACCCGCCTCGGCGACGACGACGAGCCGCTGGTGCACGTCGCCGCCCGCTTCCACGACGAGGCGGCAACGTTCCCACTGCTCCCTGCCGTGGTCGAGTTGCGCGAGCACCGCGAGCGCCTGCGCGAGCTCCACGCCCAGCACCACCCGCCCCACGACCACGTGCCGGGACTCGCGGTCGACGTCGCCGACGCACCGCTGCAGGACGGGCCCGGCGGTGACCGCTACGACGTGCAGCCGCTCGACGACGGCAGCGTCCACGTCGCGGTCATCGACGCCACCGGTCACGGCGCGCCCGCGGCGCAGGCAGCGGCGGAACTGCTCTACACGCTTCGCCTCCTGGCGCTCGACGGGTGTCCGCTGCCGTCACTGCCACCTCGCGCCGACGAACGCCTGCGCCAGCAGGGCGGCGCGGTGACGGGGACCGCCGCCTTGGTGCGTGTCGACGCCGAGCGCCGGAAGGCGGAACTGGTCCTGGCCGGACATCCATCCGCCTTCCACGGTCCGCTGGCGGGGCCGCTGTTGCCGGTCGGTACCGCCGGACCGCCGCTGGGGTTCGGACTCACGGCCGAGACGGGGGTGACGCCGTTGCCGATGTCGGGCCACCGCCTGTTGCTGGTCACGGACGGTGTGCTCGCCACCCCCGGCGCCGTGCTGGACACCGAGGAACTGATCCGTCGGCTCGCGGACGTGCCGGCGGCCGCGGACCTGGCCACCGCCGCGCTCCGTCTCGTCCCCGACGGCGAACGCGCCGACGACGCGCTCGCTCTCTGTCTGCGCTACCTGGAGGATCCAGCCGCCACCCGTTCGCCGGCCGCTGGCCTGGAGTTGACGCTGGCGCGTCAGGCCAGCGAGGTCGGCCGGGCGCGGCACGTCGTTCGTGACTGGCTGCGGGCCCTTCACGTCGCCGACGACCGCGCCGGCGACGTGCTGCTGGTGGTGTCCGAGCTGGCCACCAACGCCGTCGAGCACGGTGGCGAGACGATCTGGCTCACCCTGCGACGGCTGGGCCGCGACGTCGTCGTCGAAGTCCGCGACGACGGCCCCGGCATCCAGCCCCCGGACGCACACGTTCCGCCGGTGGGTTCGGAAGCGACGCGCGGCCGCGGCCTGCACGTCGTGCAGCAGCTCGCGGACCCGTTCGTCGTCGCGTCCGGGGCCACCGGCACGGCGGTCCGCGCCGTACTGTCCGCGGTGCTGCCCAGCGACTAG
- a CDS encoding flavohemoglobin expression-modulating QEGLA motif protein encodes MSASDEPTTVPTADVNTIPASGDEHEDATSDVPEVARVLDLRPPPEVDPAYRATVRDLAERLRQLQRPINVLSPLRWPKAVEEGFFAAGATRQPEVTRETYAPLPYDPTALTRALEDLHGDIRNRLGRFNPVGQLMAQRCLEWRETVAMLTARGTPDFSRSAGLLYGRTSDAFHVAGPTTADLGVDLAARLERIEGSGLLPADEKTMDATEGAAWLQERLDRVFDEDRVRVEVSDAIVAEAIAGSDRIRLRADARFSERALRILEVHEAYVHVATTLNGRRQSTLTFLDKGPPSTTISQEGLAVLVEVTAFTSHPTRLRRINDRVEAIHKVEDGATFLDVYRWFLTERGHEPPAAYADTTRVFRGSLPEAGPFPKDLAYARGFVQTYNFFRVAVARGRVFRIGLLFTGKTALERIDLLFEAFDEGLLDPPRYLPPHFADLSGLASWLAYSGFLNQLDLDRIEDDYVRLL; translated from the coding sequence GTGTCCGCCAGCGACGAGCCCACCACCGTACCCACCGCCGACGTGAACACGATCCCGGCCAGCGGGGACGAGCACGAGGACGCCACCTCCGACGTGCCGGAGGTCGCGCGCGTCCTGGACCTGCGTCCGCCGCCGGAGGTCGACCCCGCCTACCGCGCCACCGTCCGCGACCTGGCCGAGCGGCTGCGCCAGCTGCAGCGGCCGATCAACGTGCTCTCGCCGCTGCGGTGGCCGAAGGCGGTGGAGGAGGGCTTCTTCGCCGCCGGCGCGACGCGTCAGCCGGAGGTCACCCGGGAGACCTACGCCCCGTTGCCGTACGACCCGACCGCGCTCACCCGGGCGCTCGAGGACCTGCACGGCGACATCCGCAACCGGCTGGGACGCTTCAACCCGGTCGGGCAGCTTATGGCGCAGCGCTGCCTCGAGTGGCGTGAGACGGTCGCGATGCTGACCGCGCGCGGCACGCCCGACTTCTCCCGCAGCGCCGGGCTGCTGTACGGCCGCACGAGCGACGCGTTCCACGTCGCCGGTCCCACGACGGCGGACCTGGGCGTCGACCTGGCGGCCCGGCTCGAGCGCATCGAGGGCTCGGGATTGCTGCCGGCCGACGAGAAGACCATGGACGCCACGGAAGGCGCCGCCTGGCTGCAAGAGCGGCTCGACCGCGTCTTCGACGAGGACCGCGTCCGTGTCGAGGTGTCCGACGCGATCGTCGCCGAGGCCATCGCCGGCTCCGACCGCATCCGGCTGCGCGCCGACGCACGGTTCAGCGAGCGGGCGCTGCGGATCCTCGAGGTGCACGAGGCCTACGTCCACGTCGCGACCACGCTCAACGGCCGGCGCCAGTCGACCCTCACGTTCCTCGACAAGGGACCACCGTCGACCACGATCAGCCAGGAGGGACTGGCCGTGCTCGTCGAGGTGACGGCGTTCACCTCGCACCCGACGCGGCTGCGGCGCATCAACGACCGGGTCGAGGCGATCCACAAGGTCGAGGACGGGGCGACGTTCCTGGACGTCTACCGCTGGTTCCTGACCGAGCGGGGGCACGAGCCGCCGGCGGCGTACGCCGACACGACGCGAGTGTTCCGGGGGTCGCTGCCGGAGGCCGGACCGTTTCCCAAGGACCTCGCCTACGCGCGCGGGTTCGTCCAGACCTACAACTTCTTCCGGGTCGCGGTCGCGCGTGGGCGGGTGTTCCGCATCGGACTGCTGTTCACCGGCAAGACCGCACTCGAGCGCATCGACCTGCTCTTCGAGGCGTTCGACGAGGGGCTGCTCGACCCGCCACGCTACCTGCCGCCACACTTCGCCGATCTGTCGGGGCTGGCGTCCTGGCTGGCCTACTCCGGCTTCCTGAACCAACTCGACCTCGACCGAATCGAGGACGACTACGTCCGGCTGCTGTAG
- a CDS encoding sigma-70 family RNA polymerase sigma factor: MDEPTTIDTRFERYARTGDRALRDELVVDHLPFATALARRYRHHREPLEDLQQVAALGLVKALERFDPARGVPFEAFAAPTILGELRRHFRDGCWSVSVPRPIRDRSRAVLDARDALLQELGRSPRLSEVATRAGCTVDDVVAVLDATAASRPQPLWTEPLADDPFDDPTRVEARDLLGHLVRDLPERTRRLLYLSYVRGIPQRQIAHEVGLSQKHVSRLLARALEQLRRRAA, encoded by the coding sequence ATGGACGAGCCGACGACCATCGACACCCGGTTCGAACGGTACGCGCGGACCGGGGACCGTGCGTTGCGCGACGAACTCGTCGTCGACCACCTGCCCTTCGCCACGGCGCTCGCCCGCCGGTACCGGCACCACCGCGAGCCGCTGGAGGACCTGCAGCAGGTCGCCGCGCTCGGCCTCGTCAAGGCGCTTGAGCGCTTCGACCCGGCGCGCGGCGTGCCGTTCGAGGCCTTCGCGGCGCCCACCATCCTCGGCGAGTTGCGGCGGCACTTCCGCGACGGTTGCTGGAGCGTGAGCGTGCCCCGCCCGATCCGGGACCGCAGCCGGGCCGTCCTCGACGCGCGTGACGCGCTGCTGCAGGAACTCGGGCGCAGCCCACGGCTGTCCGAGGTCGCGACCCGCGCCGGCTGCACGGTCGACGACGTGGTGGCCGTGCTGGACGCCACCGCCGCCAGCCGCCCGCAGCCGCTGTGGACCGAGCCGTTGGCCGACGACCCGTTCGACGACCCGACGCGGGTCGAGGCCCGGGACCTGCTCGGCCATCTCGTCCGGGACCTGCCGGAACGCACGCGCCGGTTGCTGTACCTCAGCTACGTCCGCGGGATCCCGCAGCGCCAGATCGCGCACGAGGTCGGACTCAGCCAGAAACACGTGTCACGTCTGCTCGCGCGCGCGTTGGAGCAGCTGCGGCGCCGCGCGGCCTAG
- a CDS encoding STAS domain-containing protein — MSRTSEAAAMAEPLAVRTAPGDGRDVTLRLSGELDAHTSPLLEHHLEHAVAATDGDVRLEVSELTFVDSSGLGCLLRAAGTLGSLDRRLVLRAPSPPLQRLIELAGVAPHLAVES, encoded by the coding sequence GTGTCACGCACGTCGGAGGCAGCCGCCATGGCCGAGCCACTGGCCGTCCGCACCGCGCCGGGCGACGGCCGCGACGTGACGCTCAGGCTGTCGGGCGAACTCGACGCGCACACCAGTCCGCTGCTCGAGCACCACCTCGAGCACGCGGTCGCTGCGACCGACGGCGACGTCCGGCTCGAGGTGTCGGAGCTGACGTTCGTCGACTCCTCCGGTTTGGGCTGTCTGCTCCGGGCCGCCGGCACCCTTGGATCGCTGGACCGGCGGCTGGTCCTACGGGCGCCGAGCCCGCCGCTGCAGCGGCTGATCGAGCTGGCCGGCGTCGCGCCGCACCTGGCGGTCGAAAGCTGA
- a CDS encoding acyl-CoA thioesterase, translating to MTDLRDLPVPRRSDFAHHRSITTRWHDNDHYGHVNNVVYYAWFDTTVNGYLIEHSGTDTRDLDAIGLVVETGCRYLQPLSFPQPVEVGLGVERLGRTSITYRLAVFGADDVAAAIGRFTHVYVDRDTGRPTDVPAAVRRAVHALGPLPSV from the coding sequence TTGACCGATCTGCGCGACCTGCCCGTTCCGCGCCGCAGCGACTTCGCCCACCACCGGTCGATCACGACCCGCTGGCACGACAACGACCACTACGGCCACGTCAACAACGTCGTCTACTACGCGTGGTTCGACACGACGGTGAACGGCTACCTGATCGAGCACAGCGGGACCGACACCCGCGACCTCGACGCCATCGGCCTGGTCGTGGAGACCGGCTGTCGCTACCTGCAGCCGCTGTCGTTCCCCCAGCCGGTCGAGGTCGGACTCGGGGTCGAGCGGTTGGGGCGGACCAGCATCACCTACCGGCTGGCGGTCTTCGGCGCCGACGACGTCGCGGCGGCGATCGGCCGCTTCACCCACGTCTACGTCGACCGTGACACCGGCCGCCCGACCGACGTGCCGGCGGCGGTCCGCCGCGCGGTGCACGCCCTCGGCCCACTCCCCAGCGTATGA
- a CDS encoding DUF1028 domain-containing protein translates to MTYSIVARDPRTGQMGVATQTQALAVGASVPWALPGYGVIATQSMGEPMYGELGLDMLRGGLTAPEVLAALRSVDPHPERRQVAMVDAAGGIDVYTGDDCVAAAGHRLGDNCVALANMVTGPAVWERMVEAYESTTGPLSRRLLKALHAAEDAGGDFRGRRSAAVLVVRAERTGRPWRDQVVNLRVDDHPESLLELERLLDQSSRYHRVVAAFELALNGHAEAAVVDLDRMREEDPTEEPDLLMWRAIVLGLAGREDDARAIFRELEECAPPFVEAARRFGPAGLVPDRDLLARLLPDGTPVAVPPGDETAAEDYSSRT, encoded by the coding sequence GTGACCTACTCGATCGTCGCCCGCGATCCCCGCACCGGGCAGATGGGCGTCGCGACCCAGACGCAGGCCCTCGCCGTCGGCGCCAGCGTGCCCTGGGCGCTGCCCGGCTACGGCGTCATCGCGACCCAGTCGATGGGTGAGCCGATGTACGGCGAGCTCGGCCTGGACATGCTGCGGGGCGGGTTGACCGCGCCGGAGGTGCTGGCCGCCCTGCGCAGCGTCGACCCGCACCCGGAGCGGCGGCAGGTCGCGATGGTCGACGCGGCGGGTGGCATCGACGTGTACACCGGGGACGACTGCGTGGCGGCCGCCGGCCACCGGCTGGGCGACAACTGCGTGGCGCTGGCGAACATGGTCACCGGGCCGGCCGTCTGGGAACGGATGGTCGAGGCGTACGAGTCGACCACCGGGCCCCTGTCGCGGCGGCTGCTGAAGGCGCTGCACGCGGCGGAGGACGCCGGTGGGGACTTCCGCGGCCGCCGGTCGGCGGCGGTGCTCGTCGTGCGGGCCGAGCGGACGGGCCGCCCGTGGCGCGACCAGGTCGTCAACCTACGTGTCGACGACCACCCTGAGTCGCTGCTGGAGCTCGAGCGGCTGCTGGATCAGAGCAGTCGCTACCACCGCGTGGTCGCGGCGTTCGAGCTGGCGCTCAACGGCCACGCCGAGGCGGCCGTCGTCGACCTCGACCGGATGCGCGAGGAGGACCCGACCGAGGAACCCGACCTGCTCATGTGGCGGGCGATCGTGCTGGGGCTGGCCGGCCGCGAGGACGACGCGCGCGCGATCTTCCGCGAGCTCGAGGAGTGCGCCCCGCCCTTCGTCGAGGCGGCCCGCCGCTTCGGACCCGCCGGTCTGGTGCCCGACCGCGACCTGCTGGCGCGGCTGCTGCCGGACGGCACACCGGTCGCCGTGCCCCCCGGGGACGAGACGGCGGCCGAGGACTACAGCAGCCGGACGTAG
- a CDS encoding chemotaxis protein CheB, translated as MDTPFAAGPVVALVGSAGGLPQVRQVLADLPAGLEVAVLVLLHQQPERENQLAQLLQRGCALPVQPAGDGEPLHGGAVTVAPPGRHLVIAPDGCLAMIRSGPFPPSRPSADLLLTSMGLGLGERAVAVILSGDGNDGATGAAVVRRFGGRVVTIEPRAADHPSMPRAVIERGMVDEVLPLAVIGDWIAGRAAA; from the coding sequence GTGGACACACCGTTTGCCGCAGGACCCGTCGTCGCGCTGGTCGGTTCGGCCGGTGGCTTGCCGCAGGTGCGCCAGGTGCTGGCCGACCTGCCCGCCGGCCTGGAGGTCGCGGTGCTGGTGCTGCTGCACCAGCAGCCGGAGCGGGAGAACCAGTTGGCGCAGTTGCTGCAGCGCGGCTGCGCGCTGCCGGTGCAGCCGGCCGGCGACGGCGAGCCCCTGCACGGTGGGGCGGTGACGGTGGCCCCGCCGGGGCGTCACCTCGTCATCGCCCCGGACGGCTGTCTGGCGATGATCCGCTCCGGACCCTTCCCACCCAGCCGTCCCTCGGCGGACCTGCTGCTGACCTCGATGGGGCTCGGCCTGGGCGAGCGGGCGGTCGCCGTGATCCTGTCCGGTGACGGCAACGACGGGGCGACCGGCGCCGCGGTCGTCCGCCGCTTCGGCGGTCGGGTCGTGACGATCGAGCCTCGCGCCGCCGATCACCCGAGCATGCCCCGGGCGGTCATCGAGCGCGGCATGGTCGACGAGGTGCTGCCGCTGGCCGTCATCGGCGACTGGATCGCCGGGCGCGCCGCGGCCTGA
- a CDS encoding hemerythrin domain-containing protein: MADQDIIDLLLQDHHEFRELFAELERSEDEFKEELFHYLVARLASHEAAEESVVHPALRDEVPDGEAVAEQVMQEEADAEQLLHRMTKLEVASPEWEDALVTLQGDVLAHAEHEEREEFPRLRERLDIEHRRKIGRTFTTLRDSGPTRPHPNTPNQPLVRAAVGPVAGVFDRARDKAREAFGG; the protein is encoded by the coding sequence ATGGCCGACCAGGACATCATCGACCTGTTGCTGCAGGACCACCACGAGTTCCGGGAGCTGTTCGCCGAGCTCGAACGCAGCGAGGACGAGTTCAAGGAGGAGTTGTTCCACTACCTCGTCGCGCGCCTGGCCAGCCACGAGGCGGCGGAGGAGTCGGTCGTGCACCCCGCCCTCCGTGACGAGGTCCCCGACGGTGAGGCCGTCGCCGAGCAGGTCATGCAGGAAGAGGCCGACGCCGAGCAGCTCCTGCACCGCATGACGAAGCTGGAGGTGGCCAGCCCGGAATGGGAGGACGCCCTGGTCACGCTGCAGGGGGACGTGCTCGCCCACGCCGAGCACGAGGAGCGCGAGGAGTTTCCGCGGTTGCGGGAGCGCCTCGACATCGAACACCGCCGGAAGATCGGCAGGACGTTCACGACGCTGCGCGACAGTGGCCCGACGCGACCCCACCCCAACACGCCCAACCAGCCGCTGGTGCGTGCCGCCGTCGGTCCGGTCGCCGGCGTGTTCGACCGGGCGCGCGACAAGGCCCGCGAGGCATTCGGCGGCTGA